From Skermanella sp. TT6, a single genomic window includes:
- the murB gene encoding UDP-N-acetylmuramate dehydrogenase — protein MTAAAPMHHHEPHLIDRLPAVRGRVTANAPLANVTWFRVGGPAEVMFRPADAADLAGFLAGCPADVPVTVIGVASNLLVRDGGVPGVVVRLGRAFAEIAVDGGTADGMEIRAGAAALDLNVAVAARDAGIAGLEFLSGIPGTIGGALRMNGGAYGRELSDVVVSATALDRQGREHVLDRGALGLTYRHCAVPEDWIFTGATLRGHPGDPAGIGHRMHEISSARADSQPVRARTGGSTFANPPGEKAWALIDRAGCRGLMIGGAQVSEKHCNFLLNLGSATADDLESLGEEVRRRVYETSGIELRWEIRRIGVPAPGKTIPGSTP, from the coding sequence ATGACGGCGGCCGCTCCCATGCACCACCACGAGCCCCACCTGATCGACCGCCTGCCGGCGGTGCGCGGACGGGTGACCGCGAACGCGCCGCTGGCGAACGTCACCTGGTTCCGCGTCGGCGGTCCGGCGGAGGTGATGTTCAGGCCGGCCGACGCCGCCGACCTGGCCGGCTTCCTGGCGGGCTGCCCGGCCGACGTGCCGGTGACCGTGATCGGCGTCGCGTCGAACCTGCTGGTGCGCGACGGCGGCGTGCCCGGCGTCGTGGTCCGGCTGGGCCGCGCCTTCGCCGAGATAGCCGTGGACGGCGGGACGGCGGACGGCATGGAGATCCGCGCCGGCGCCGCCGCGCTGGACCTGAACGTCGCGGTGGCGGCGCGCGACGCCGGCATCGCCGGGCTGGAGTTCCTGTCGGGCATCCCCGGCACGATCGGCGGCGCGCTCCGCATGAACGGCGGCGCCTACGGCCGCGAACTGTCCGACGTGGTGGTCTCGGCCACCGCCCTGGACCGCCAGGGGCGGGAGCACGTTCTGGACCGAGGGGCGCTGGGCCTGACCTACCGGCACTGCGCGGTGCCGGAGGATTGGATCTTCACCGGCGCCACGCTGCGCGGGCATCCCGGCGATCCTGCCGGGATCGGCCACCGCATGCACGAGATCTCGTCGGCCCGGGCCGACAGCCAGCCGGTGCGCGCGCGGACCGGCGGCTCGACCTTCGCCAACCCGCCGGGCGAGAAGGCCTGGGCGCTGATCGACCGCGCCGGCTGCCGGGGCCTGATGATCGGCGGCGCGCAGGTGTCGGAGAAGCACTGCAACTTCCTGCTCAACCTGGGTTCCGCCACGGCGGACGACCTGGAGTCCCTGGGCGAGGAGGTCCGCCGCCGCGTCTACGAGACGTCGGGCATCGAGCTGCGCTGGGAAATCCGCCGCATCGGCGTTCCCGCGCCGGGCAAGACCATTCCGGGGAGCACGCCATGA
- the murG gene encoding undecaprenyldiphospho-muramoylpentapeptide beta-N-acetylglucosaminyltransferase produces MTPIETQAPVVLAAGGTGGHMFPAEALARELLARGNRVVLVTDRRGKAFGDALPEVEVHRIRASSFGSGVMGKLRGAVELGLGALQARRLIAALRPSVVVGFGGYPSVPTVLMAQRAGVPTVLHEQNAVLGRANRMLASGAARIATSFATVSAVKPADRAKLVTTGNPVRPAVTAVRDLPYPTLEPGGELRLLVVGGSQGARIFSEIVPEALALLPAMLRERIRLAQQCRPEDLEAAKAAFARAGVDAELSSFFRDVPDRLAACHLAICRSGASTVAELAAAGRPAVLVPYPFAMDDHQTANAQAVADAGGAWLMPQPAFTPKALADRLEALLDLPATLAKAAEAARARGAADAASLLADIVIDIAPGAAKGAASPRSDRPKAGADRYSTEAAE; encoded by the coding sequence ATGACGCCCATCGAGACGCAAGCCCCCGTCGTCCTGGCCGCGGGCGGCACGGGCGGGCACATGTTCCCGGCGGAGGCGCTGGCCCGCGAGCTGCTGGCGCGCGGCAACCGGGTGGTGCTGGTCACCGACCGCCGCGGCAAGGCCTTCGGCGACGCCCTGCCGGAGGTCGAGGTCCACCGCATCCGCGCGTCGAGCTTCGGCAGCGGCGTGATGGGCAAGCTGCGCGGCGCCGTCGAGCTGGGCCTGGGCGCCCTCCAGGCGCGGCGCCTGATCGCGGCCCTGCGGCCTTCCGTCGTGGTGGGATTCGGCGGATACCCGTCGGTCCCGACGGTGCTGATGGCGCAGCGGGCCGGCGTGCCGACCGTGCTGCACGAACAGAACGCGGTGCTCGGCCGGGCCAACCGGATGCTGGCGTCGGGCGCCGCCCGGATCGCCACCAGCTTCGCAACCGTGTCGGCGGTCAAGCCGGCCGACCGGGCGAAGCTGGTGACGACCGGCAACCCGGTGCGCCCGGCCGTCACCGCCGTCCGCGACCTGCCCTATCCGACGCTGGAACCGGGCGGCGAGCTTCGGCTGCTGGTGGTCGGCGGCAGCCAGGGGGCCCGGATCTTCAGCGAGATCGTGCCGGAAGCGCTGGCGCTGCTGCCCGCCATGCTGCGGGAGCGCATCCGCCTCGCCCAGCAATGCCGGCCGGAGGACCTGGAAGCGGCGAAGGCCGCCTTCGCCAGGGCCGGGGTCGATGCCGAGCTGTCCAGCTTCTTCCGCGACGTGCCGGACCGGCTGGCGGCCTGCCACCTCGCCATCTGCCGCTCGGGCGCCTCGACCGTAGCCGAGCTGGCCGCGGCCGGCCGGCCGGCCGTGCTGGTGCCCTACCCGTTCGCCATGGACGACCACCAGACCGCCAACGCGCAGGCCGTGGCCGATGCCGGCGGCGCCTGGCTGATGCCCCAGCCGGCCTTCACGCCGAAGGCGCTGGCCGACCGGCTGGAAGCCCTGCTCGACCTGCCCGCCACCCTGGCCAAGGCGGCCGAGGCGGCCCGCGCGCGCGGCGCCGCGGACGCGGCCTCGCTCCTGGCCGACATCGTCATCGACATCGCCCCTGGCGCCGCCAAGGGCGCCGCGTCACCCCGAAGCGACCGGCCCAAGGCCGGCGCGGACCGTTACTCCACCGAGGCCGCCGAATAA
- the ftsW gene encoding putative lipid II flippase FtsW gives MTAFARTDHSIFGKWWWTVDRWTLAVVAVLMGLGIVLVQAASPAVAERIGLDNFHFVQRHILMLVPACMLMVGVSLLSPRGIRRTAVIAFIFFTILLALTMVIGFEIKGARRWIHVPGLSIQPSEFVKPAFAVVAAWLFAHGKTSDRFPGAIISIMLYLMIVGLLMMQPDLGMTFVVSVVWFCQFFLAGLPIVLVAILGVLGITGLVGAYMLFPHVSSRIDRFLDPAAGDNYQVTRSLEAFQNGGAFGTGPGQGSIKMMLPDAHADFIFAVAGEELGLFWCLVLITLFAFIVIRGFLRVMRDDNLFVVLAVTGLLTQFGLQAWINMASSLHMMPTKGMTLPFISYGGSSLLALGFGMGMVLALTRKRFGGGDGT, from the coding sequence ATGACCGCTTTCGCCCGGACCGACCATTCCATATTCGGCAAATGGTGGTGGACGGTGGACCGCTGGACGCTGGCGGTGGTGGCGGTCCTGATGGGCCTCGGCATCGTGCTGGTCCAGGCGGCCAGCCCCGCCGTGGCCGAACGCATCGGGCTGGACAATTTCCACTTCGTCCAGCGGCACATCCTGATGCTGGTCCCGGCCTGCATGCTGATGGTCGGCGTCTCGCTGCTGAGCCCTCGCGGGATCCGGCGGACCGCGGTGATCGCCTTCATCTTCTTCACCATCCTGCTGGCGCTGACCATGGTCATCGGCTTCGAGATCAAGGGTGCGCGCCGCTGGATCCATGTCCCCGGCCTGTCGATCCAGCCGTCGGAGTTCGTCAAGCCGGCCTTCGCCGTGGTCGCCGCCTGGCTGTTCGCCCACGGCAAGACCAGCGACCGGTTCCCCGGCGCGATCATCTCCATCATGCTGTACCTGATGATCGTCGGGCTGTTGATGATGCAGCCGGACCTGGGCATGACCTTCGTCGTCTCGGTGGTGTGGTTCTGCCAGTTCTTCCTGGCGGGGCTGCCGATCGTCCTGGTCGCCATCCTGGGCGTGCTGGGCATCACCGGCCTGGTCGGCGCCTACATGCTGTTCCCACACGTGTCGAGCCGCATCGACCGCTTCCTCGACCCGGCGGCGGGCGACAACTACCAGGTGACCCGGTCGCTGGAGGCGTTCCAGAACGGCGGCGCCTTCGGTACCGGCCCCGGCCAGGGCAGCATCAAGATGATGCTGCCGGACGCCCATGCCGACTTCATCTTCGCGGTCGCCGGCGAGGAGCTGGGGCTGTTCTGGTGCCTCGTCCTGATCACGCTGTTCGCCTTCATCGTGATCCGCGGGTTCCTGCGGGTGATGCGCGACGACAACCTGTTCGTCGTCCTGGCGGTCACCGGGCTGCTGACCCAGTTCGGGCTCCAGGCCTGGATCAACATGGCGTCGAGCCTGCACATGATGCCGACCAAGGGCATGACCCTGCCCTTCATCAGCTACGGCGGCTCGTCGCTGCTGGCGCTGGGCTTCGGCATGGGCATGGTGCTGGCGCTGACCCGCAAGCGCTTCGGCGGAGGAGACGGGACATGA
- the murD gene encoding UDP-N-acetylmuramoyl-L-alanine--D-glutamate ligase produces MIDLKHLRGKRYAVMGLAKSGLATARALADAGVEILAWDDGEAGRAAATAAGIPLTDLNTADLSGVEALVLSPGIPHSFPKPNAVAARAKDAGLPIVGDIELLYRAQPKAAYVGITGTNGKSTTTALIGHILALAGRRIQVGGNLGTPVLSFEPLGEDGIYVLEMSSYQLELVPSVGFNVAILLNVTPDHLDRHGGMDGYVAAKRRIFQHPKRSHTAIVGVDDAHCRAVFEDLEHTVPCAVVPVSAERPTKGIHVLDGKLYDGGAEPVIDLAGIAALPGRHNWQNAAAAFAAARACGVPVDTILEGLRSFPGLAHRQQMVADRNGIRFVNDSKATNADAAAKALVCYDPIYWIIGGQPKEGGLDGLEPFMPRIRHAFLIGQATEQFAAWLDRHGVAYTRCGTLEAAVPAAAAMARDEALPGATVLLSPACASWDQFRSFEHRGEVFAALVNDFLVKKEIAG; encoded by the coding sequence ATGATCGACCTCAAGCATCTCCGGGGGAAGCGCTACGCGGTCATGGGCCTCGCCAAGTCGGGTCTGGCCACCGCCAGGGCGCTGGCCGACGCCGGCGTGGAGATCCTGGCCTGGGACGACGGCGAGGCGGGCCGCGCCGCCGCGACCGCCGCCGGCATCCCGCTGACCGACCTGAACACGGCCGACCTCTCCGGGGTCGAGGCGCTGGTGCTGTCGCCCGGCATCCCGCACAGCTTCCCGAAGCCCAACGCGGTCGCGGCACGGGCGAAGGATGCCGGCCTGCCCATCGTGGGCGACATCGAGCTGCTGTACCGGGCGCAGCCCAAGGCGGCCTATGTCGGGATCACCGGGACGAACGGCAAATCCACCACGACGGCGCTGATCGGGCACATCCTGGCGCTCGCCGGCCGGAGGATCCAGGTCGGCGGCAATCTCGGCACGCCGGTCCTGAGCTTCGAGCCGCTGGGGGAGGACGGCATCTACGTGCTGGAGATGTCCTCGTACCAGCTGGAACTGGTGCCCTCCGTCGGGTTCAACGTGGCGATCCTGCTGAACGTCACGCCCGACCATCTGGACCGCCACGGCGGCATGGACGGCTATGTCGCCGCCAAGCGCCGCATCTTCCAGCACCCGAAGCGCTCGCACACAGCCATCGTCGGCGTGGACGACGCCCATTGCCGGGCCGTCTTCGAAGATCTGGAGCACACCGTCCCCTGCGCCGTGGTCCCCGTCTCGGCGGAGCGGCCGACCAAGGGGATCCATGTCCTGGACGGCAAGCTGTACGACGGCGGCGCCGAGCCGGTGATCGACCTCGCCGGGATCGCCGCCCTGCCCGGCCGGCACAACTGGCAGAACGCGGCGGCGGCCTTCGCGGCGGCCCGCGCCTGCGGCGTCCCGGTGGACACCATCCTGGAGGGCCTCCGCAGCTTTCCCGGACTGGCGCACCGCCAGCAGATGGTGGCGGACCGGAACGGCATCCGCTTCGTCAACGACAGCAAGGCGACCAACGCGGACGCGGCGGCCAAGGCGCTGGTCTGCTACGACCCGATCTACTGGATCATCGGCGGGCAGCCCAAGGAAGGCGGCCTGGACGGTCTGGAGCCTTTCATGCCGCGCATCCGCCACGCCTTCCTGATCGGGCAGGCGACGGAGCAATTCGCCGCGTGGCTCGACCGCCACGGTGTCGCCTATACCCGGTGCGGAACCCTGGAGGCTGCCGTGCCGGCCGCGGCGGCCATGGCGCGGGACGAGGCGCTCCCCGGCGCCACCGTGCTGCTGTCGCCGGCCTGCGCCTCCTGGGACCAGTTCAGGAGCTTCGAGCACCGCGGCGAGGTGTTCGCGGCCCTGGTCAATGATTTTCTGGTGAAGAAGGAAATCGCGGGATGA